The sequence below is a genomic window from Nicotiana tomentosiformis chromosome 6, ASM39032v3, whole genome shotgun sequence.
TTATATTGTAGAAGATAGAGAGAGAACAATATTGTAAATAGAGCTCCATTGTGAGTTTTACATTTTATTATAGCTGCACAACTgcaaaggtgtcacgacccagaattctcaccctcgggactgtgatggcgcttaacatttcacttgctagtcaaaccaacgttagaatagtttctagccatttttaacaattcaaagtaATTAATAACCAAGAACTGAATAAACTGAAATAGAGTGAGAAAATCATAATAACGATATCTAAATACAATcccagatctggtgtcacaagtgcacgagtgattaaaataatataaataatggtctgaatgaaagtatAACTGTCTAAAATGAAGTAAACAACTAGAATAAGGTAGAATGGGACTTCAGAGTTGCGAACgccgagcagttgtacctcaagtctccgtcaggCAATCAATCTGAGCAATCTACTTACCGCCGCTAGGActgactccaaaatctacacaagaaatgcagagcgtagtatgagtacaaccgaccccatgtactctgtaagtgtcgagcctaacctcgacgaagtagtgacgagactaagcgggtcacttacaataacatgtacgtagtataataataataataataataacaagaaagAAACACATGAAAAGTAaggcagttaacttatgaaaataaactcaatcctcgaaaatcAGTAAAACTAGAAACATCAGTCCTCAAAATCTCGTGTGAAAGCACTAAAAGCTAACACAATGCACAACGAATACAAAACacaaatccgttgcggcgcgtaaccggatcccaccgtacaaatataatccttccttatttcaccatatcaataacaagaataacatataaaatccgttgtggcacgcaacccgatcccaccatataatcagaataaatatcacaatcctcccttattgcaccatatcaaaatcacatataaaatccgttgcggcgtgcaaaccgatcccaccatatcaatatcaatcctccttTATTCCATCTatcgcggcgtgcaacccgatccataaacaaattcaataaatgtgatcaactcaacaactcaattcacaagaatttCTACGActaaagaatatgaaagcaaagctTAAAGAACCCcgtaccaaatcaaggaatgctacaattaatataaagcaacaagacaaagccAAATATAGGACAGTTAAggtgtacaagtaagacaattaaggaaAATAGCAATTAATCATGAAAGCATGGAAGAAACTAACATTTTAATACCAGAATAATAagtgacaaatagcaaattaaggcatagaaagcaattaaagcatgtaatagttaagacatggaataaaataattaatgaaatacggaaaaacatgaaaataattattttgacggcgtatatgcactcgtcacctcgcatatacgccgctacacatgtaattcacatgaAAACaattatatgtgattttgatatggtgaaataagggggGATTGTGATATTTAATctaattatatggtgggatcgggttgcgcgccgcaacggattttatatattattcttgttattgataCGGTGAAATAAGAAATGATTGtatttgtacggtgggatcgggtgtCGCGCCGCAATGGATTtgtgttttgtattcattgtgcaTTGTGTTAGCTTTCAGTGTTTTCACACGAGATTCTGAGGACTTATGTTTCTGGTTTTACTGATTTTCAAGGATtgggtttattttcataagttaactgcctTACTTTTCATGTGTttctttcctgttattattattatattgcgtacaagttattgtaagtgacctgccttagcctcgtcactacttcgtcgaggttaggctcgacacttacagaatacatggggtcggttgtactcatactacactctgcacttcttgtgcaaattttggagttggtcctagctgcggtcagtagattgctcggattgattgcctgacggagacttgaggtacaactgctcggcgttcgcagcctgaagtccccttctaccttattCTAGCTGTTACTTCATTTCAGATAGTTATACTTTCtttcagaccattatttgtattattttaatcGCTCGTGcaattgtgacaccaggtctGGGATTGTATTTAGATATCGTTGTTGTTATGATTTTCTCACTCTATTTCGGTTTATTTAGTTCTTGGTTATTAATtactttgaattgttaaaaatggctagaagctattctaacgttggcttgtctagcaagtgaaatgttaggcactaacacggtcccgagggtgggaattccggATCGGTGACAAAAGGGAAGTAAGGAGGCATGTTGACGCAAAATTACTCATATGTTCTTTTACAGTTGTGCCCGAACCAGTTTTCTTGCATCTTGACTTCTTTTTGACGACTGTTGTGTCGAGTGGCCTGTTACAATCTACAAGCACAAGTGTTGTGTAAATTTGTCTGAAGATTGTAGTAGATAGACACACTAAATATTCACAGAAGTTAGAATTTAGAATCCTCAAGTTGTTCCTGTACCTCAACCAGTGTAAAAAAATAGTACGGGCTAATCATTTTTCGGATTGGCAATGAAAAAATAGCTAGCGTTTGcgaagtcattgaaaaatagccactctTTTGCTGAAACaggaaaagttccagcataatatgcgggATTATGGAGCTAGCACATTATaaaattccagcatattatgttggaagcttatatgtaaaaaattcgaactctagCATATATGCTGAAATATTTCCGGATGTTTAACagtatttttgttcagattttatctttatatgaaaaatgactaaattttgatttttttttaaactgtgactattttttaattaacaattataaatcccgctatttttgaatttcaccccaaCCAGTCAGTCAGTCCCTTATCAAATACTAATGTATTTTCTCATGAAAATCCTCAGAAACTACTACTGCATATGTTGCGCATGTTGGGGTGATGATTCTTATCATCCATAGATGAATACTGAAATTACGAAGAGAAGTACTTAAATAAATCCAAAAATTTTGACTAATTTGAAATATCAGTTTACTAAGTATTAGTTTTGGTAATTGATAAGTAGACCTTGTGTCAAACATCTGCGAATATTTTATATTAAATATTTGTAAATGAAAGTAGCCGTCTGTCTGCTTCGTTTTGGCGGTGTTCAACTGTCGTTCGGaagttaaatttaaaaataaattttgaagcGATTATCCAATGTCGTTACATTTAGGAAATGCAATACTTATACAATTTTTTTGGGACTGAATATCTTTTTcccatattttatatttttgtcaATAGATCGCAATACCACTCAGAGATATGGTGAAATAGTTGAATTTCCTTTTGCCGAGCATGGAAAATGAATATTCTTTTAGTAGGAAAGATGTTTATTTCCTTGGTTTATCTGCCACTAATATGAATTAATTGGATTAGAGGGGTTTCATATAGGGAAATGTCTAAATCAAATAGAAAAAAGAAGGAATAAAGAATAGTCACTAGAAAGATAAAGGATAAGCATTGGACGAGGCGCGCCAAAACCTCATCTGACAAGGAACTCAACTCACTATCAATGGCGTTATCCTGTTCCACTATATCTCACAGGGCAGGATCCTGTGGTTATCTTCCTCATTCTTTTCAAAACAAAGCCTTTTTCCGTACCCACCTCCTACTTCCGGTCAGCCCACTTGGTATTACAATTCCAGCAAGACCAATTTTTGCTAGACTTATAACTCGCATTGCCGCAAAGAAGAATGCTTCACTGGTTAGCTCAATTCTACTCATAATTTAGCTATTTTCAAGCTTAAAAGTTTGTGAAATTTACATTCTTCTTTTGTTGCCATCTGCTCCTGACTCATAAATagtttgtgatttcttcttttgTTGCCATCTGCTCCTGACTCATAAATAGTTTATGATTGAGGAGTAGTTGGTGGATTGAATGTACTTATTACTCTTTACTGATATTTAATTTTAGCAAATAAGGCTTTGATCCCGATCAAAACTTAAAAGTCTTTGGATTATCATATTATTTATCAAATGTAATTCTTGCAATAGTTTAGCCGGGGAGGAAAGGCTAGGAGGTTAAgggattatttttaatttttatatgatgatggGATCCACGCCAGCTTGTACACGCCTCTTACTATTCCACTGGGTATCTGTTATCTCTCACCAGCACTACTATCGAGTAACTTTCCCGCCAAggctgctacctcccaccagcactGGTATCGGGTAAGTCCCACCAAGGCTTAGGCAAATTAGAACAAGATCACCTAGTATTGTTTTTGCTTCACTGTGATTTGAACCCAAAACCTCACGGATCTCCTCTCACTTCATTGATCACTAGGCCACGCCCGTGGGTGCAATCTAATTTGAGCAACTGGTATTCTTTGGTATAGATTGATACCAACCCAAATCCTCTTAAGTGTATGAAAATGTTAATACTCTGAAGATTCTAAATAAGGCATGTGACACTAGCATATGCATTTTATCTTTCTTTTTGTCGTCTCAAACAGAAATGTagacatctctctctctctcacacatacatacatactcGTACATATTTGCACCTGCGTAAACATATTATAGAGCATTTATGTATGTGATTCAAGAATGATGAAAATGCAATTTTTATAACCCTCTCAGCTCCTTAATGGGTTTTCAGTTATGCAGGAATTGACAAAGAGGCCAACTACTCCGTCCATTTTGTTAACACATTTGGAGAGTACAATGAAGCAATTTCAGAGTTTAATGGCTGTGATGCTTATCTTTATTGAAATTGCATCTCCAATACCTTTTGATGGTTGGCAAGTTTGGCCCATTTCTCCTGCTGAGGCAGTGCTTTATTCCCCTGAAACAAACATCCCAAGAACAGGAGAATTAGCTCTCAGAAGAGCTATCCCGGCCAACCCAAATATGAAAACTATACAGGTGACTTATTTTTGTCTTGCCAATATATTTTGGTTGAGCCAGACTCATGCAGTATCACCATTCCTTTTTGTTTAAATGCAGGATTCTCTTGAGGACATCTCATACTTGCTCAGGATTCCACAGCGGAAACCATTTGGAACAATGGAGGGTAATGTGAAGAAAGCGCTTAAGGTATTGCTTTATTTGTTTGCAACCAAATTAGATATAAGATAAGGTTTGATCCTCTACCAAGGTCCCCACTCTTCTGACATATTCCACAGCCATCTAACAGAAGTATTGGGTGTAAGGCCATTTCCAGACAATAAAGAATAGAAGAGAACTTTTGGGATGATACCCTGCATATAATAGCTGCTTAGTTATGTGGACGCTACATGCCAACTGATTGGAACAAGTCGTTTGGTTCTGCAAATAACAAATAATGCCTCCACTTATAATGAAAAGATGTGAAGTTATGAAATACTCTTATTCTGTGTCTGATTCAAATTAAGTATATGATTGTTCATTGTAGTTATATTATCTTCTCTCAAAATTATACCCTTAATTTAGATAATCATAATTGAAGTACATATTAAAATGAAAAACTAGTTGGGATGGTGAGGTTGGGTAGGGGGATTGTAGGAGTTAGGTGTGGGGAGAGGAGAGGTGATAGAGCTGGGGGAAGTAGAGCAAAGATGGACATATACTTCTTTGATCTCATGTCGTCACAATCTCTCATCCTCCAATGGGATGAAATGATCCCCTTGGTGTTGAAGCGAGATAATAATATGGACTAATTGGTCTGAATTGTAACCATTAGAATAAATTTCAACCAAACGACGGATATTGATCTGGCTCTCATTTCCCCACCCCATACCCTCCAGAATAAATCTTGTCCCGTATATTAGAAGTAAGAAGCCACTAAGAAATAAGCTGGCAGGAAATCCTTCTGCCATTTTAACATATAAGTACCATTCTTTTTCATCTCATGTATCTGAAGGTATTACGTTCATTAAATGTGAAAGTGGAACTATTTCTGGTGTGTTAAGTGCATTATTCTTAGTGCTTCAATATCTCTTCAGATTGCAACAGATGAAAAGGCATCCATCTTGGCGAGCATACCAGCTGAACTGAGGGAAGAGGGTTCAGTCTTGTACGCATCTCTTATAGACGGCAAGGTAGCATGAACTAACTTAGATTGTTCAATTTAGAAGTACTTTAGGTTAGATGATTCATTTTACTTTCCAGGTTGTCACAAACCTGCGTCAATGTCGAGGTTCATTGTGTACTAGCTACGTTTAGATCCCAAAAgggggaaaaaaaagaaaaagaaactggGAACTATTACATGTGATCCTTTAATTGATTGAACCAATGGCAGTGATGGCTATCTGATCCAAGAGCACATCTATGTTGCTTTACGGTATTGTTTTGTTGCAGAAGTTTGTGAAATCTTATGCATTTGTGATAGTACATTTTCTGATTTGTATGAATATTCCAGCGATTCTTTTATCATGCTTTGATGTATGATGTGATGTTAATGCAACCAGTCAGGGATTGATGTTTTGGCTGTCTCACAGATTTCTTAATTTCCTTAGAGAAATTATTAAACAGATGATATCTCTTAACATAACGCCTACTGCGATCAAGATGACTTTCTCTATTATCTTGTCAGGGTGGATTACAAAACCTTCTACAATACATAAAATACAAGGATCCAGATAAAGTATCAGTTGGCCTTGCATCTACACTAGACACTGTTGCACAGCTGGAGTTGTTACAGGTATTTATGATCCCCTTCATGCATTAGGCACATTTATTACTATGTCGATAACATTTATAGATGGTTCCGTAAACCAATAATTGATCTTACCTAAAGGATCAATAGTATTCTCGTATTTTCTTATACCTAGATTTGTATTATTACCAATTGTTTCTTTTGCTTCAGTTTTCTTgttatcttgttgttgttggtactGTTTCGTGTTACCGTTTCCTTTCCATGGTTTATACATTATTGTTTTTCTTTTCAACAATGCTATGACTATgcttttcctgagccgagggtctatcggaaacggcCTCTCTACCTTTACAAGGTAGAGGTAAGGCTGCGTACTCACTATCCTcaccagaccccacttgtgggattacaccggattttttttttgttgttgttgtattaagCAATAATAAGGTTAAAAATTTTCACTTAGGAAATGTTGTGCTTTGAAGAATATAACGAAGGACAGCTTGAGGCGAATAGCCCGTAGCATCAAACTATCCAAATCTCTCATGCATTACGATTTTCACTCTAAGTCTATAATACATTCTTTAATAAAATTACCAGGGTAAAGTTTTTAATGTAGTTGACAATTTCTCAAAGGCATAATCTCTCTACAGGCACCAGGGCTATCATTTTTGTTGCCGGCACAGTACTTGAAATACCCAAGGTAAGTCTTCTCATGATTTCTCTTCTAAATATAGCATTTATACTTTAGACACATAGATTGCTCTCGTTCTCCTccttttttctatattttttctaTAATGTTGGAGTCTAAGCAAGCTTCTGTGCACCTTGACTAATACCTTCCCACCTTCTTTACTCTGTGTGCGTGTTTAGAGAGGGAGAGACATCTGATTCTTGTTATATATTTACTGTGATACCAATGTGTGGATTGGCAGAAGTCCTGTACACGGTGCAAAGTGCAGGCACGTTGCATATGCACTTGTGTAACTCCTTTTTTACAAGCAGCAGCATGAAGGAGGTACTGCATATGCATAAAAGTTGGCTGGAAGTGGATTCTTTAAGTATCTACGGATTCCAAAAGTCCCAGCACCAAAAGAAGCCTTGCaccaaaattttaaatttgaatgcACCTGTAGTTAACAAAAGTTACATATTCTGATTTCTCCTTAAAGAACCTATGGTTTCTTTCTGACCAGTCTGTCCAATATACAAAGAGGATTGATCTTCCAGATCTGTTTCTGCTCTTTCCTCAGCCTTCCCCCTGCCAGTTGCACACAGCTTACACCAAGTTGCCAGGCATTACCACACTACCCAATAAAGGCTCAAAAACATGCATCAGATTTGCTAAACATATTTACAGTGTAGCATAATGTGATTCACTGTTTCTGAGTGTTCCTTGCACAGAGTGCACCAGCTGTACAAATGGAAACCTCCTTTTTGCAGGTTATCTTGTATCAACCATGCATCATGTATGGCTGTCCAGTCAAAGCATGTTGGTTCTCCAGATCATATTCCATGATTGTCTGTAGTCCCTCTTGTTT
It includes:
- the LOC104103661 gene encoding peptidyl-prolyl cis-trans isomerase CYP37, chloroplastic isoform X2 yields the protein MQELTKRPTTPSILLTHLESTMKQFQSLMAVMLIFIEIASPIPFDGWQVWPISPAEAVLYSPETNIPRTGELALRRAIPANPNMKTIQDSLEDISYLLRIPQRKPFGTMEGNVKKALKIATDEKASILASIPAELREEGSVLYASLIDGKGGLQNLLQYIKYKDPDKVSVGLASTLDTVAQLELLQAPGLSFLLPAQYLKYPRLTGRGIVEFTVEKVDGSTFSPEAAGVAKNTAKIQVVLDGYSAPLTAGNFAKLVVDGAYDGMKLTNANQAILSDSDLGKATGYSVPLEIKPSGQFEPLYRTTLSVQDGELPVLPLSVYGAVAMAHSDVSEELSSPSQFFFYLYDKRNSGLGGLSFEEGQFSVFGYTTIGRDILPQIKTGDIIQSAKLVEGKERLFLPPQEN
- the LOC104103661 gene encoding peptidyl-prolyl cis-trans isomerase CYP37, chloroplastic isoform X1, which gives rise to MALSCSTISHRAGSCGYLPHSFQNKAFFRTHLLLPVSPLGITIPARPIFARLITRIAAKKNASLELTKRPTTPSILLTHLESTMKQFQSLMAVMLIFIEIASPIPFDGWQVWPISPAEAVLYSPETNIPRTGELALRRAIPANPNMKTIQDSLEDISYLLRIPQRKPFGTMEGNVKKALKIATDEKASILASIPAELREEGSVLYASLIDGKGGLQNLLQYIKYKDPDKVSVGLASTLDTVAQLELLQAPGLSFLLPAQYLKYPRLTGRGIVEFTVEKVDGSTFSPEAAGVAKNTAKIQVVLDGYSAPLTAGNFAKLVVDGAYDGMKLTNANQAILSDSDLGKATGYSVPLEIKPSGQFEPLYRTTLSVQDGELPVLPLSVYGAVAMAHSDVSEELSSPSQFFFYLYDKRNSGLGGLSFEEGQFSVFGYTTIGRDILPQIKTGDIIQSAKLVEGKERLFLPPQEN